The genomic window TTGACCAATTCTCGAATTATGTCGAGGTCACTACAAAGCATTGCAATATAAAGTCAAACACCACTACGattaaggtttgctttttttcttctttgtttttagGAAGTTATGAGCATACGCACATTTCCAAGAATGGTGGACAAaccaggtaagtctgctgccacctagcgtcccccACAGCATCGTGGCTACGATAAACATTTCATCACTATTTGCTGATGAACAAAACTAACAAATCTTCAGCACCTTacaaattttgttcaaaaagtCCAGCAATAACCATGGACCacacttttttaaagacatttttgtCTTCTCCTTAGAAGAAACCCTCTCTCTTGgataaaacacaacaaacaccCCTGCAcgccccccctcccctccaaaaagaaaagtaaaccacaacatgaagagaaaaaaaggaatacTGTTGCAGCCAACTTGGAGTTCCAGCTAGCTCATTAGCCGGTGTCAAACCTTTGTGAGATGTAAAAGTGTCCTCATTGGTTGGTTTCAAACCTTTGTGAGATGTAAAGGGTCATGATTGGTTGTCTTGGGGTCAGTTGAATCTTCCTTGAATGCTGCATTGTCCACTGCTTGCATCTCTTTATCCGTTACCTTCAATTCAATTCCAGAAAAGTACAAAGTTTGCATTTAATACAAGAAGTATAAATTTACCAAACTCAATCTAATTTTAACCAAAATATAATCAGTGGTTCGGATGACGTATTTTCAAGCCAAATGTTTCTTCTAAGAACACAGATTGGAGGGCCCTAAATTTTTTACTGTCCGTCGTACAGCTGACGTAAATGCCATCCAGTCATTACATTGTGTATTATTACTAATACCATTCCAAAAAGGACACAGAAAGCAACGAGTACATGGAGTAGGCCTCTATACAccggtggttcagtggttaaTACAGTTGCACTAGAATACAAGgggggtcatgggttcgaatcccaccgattTAGCCTGATAAAGAGGAGTTGAACTGGCCTCTGGTCACTGTGCACGCTTGGTGGACTCTTGACACTCTAGaatgcaagggtcatgggttcgaatcccgctaaTGTATACCTTTGACTTTGTTTGGGAAGGACACGAAAAGCACCATTTATACACATTGCTGTCACCATAAATTAAACTTACTGTTGGTACTTCAATGTGTGTGTTCATGGACTGCAATGCCATGGTTAGACTTTTCCGCCACTGTGGGTCCGTCTTCTTCTCCAGGGTGGTACTCTGGGCGTATTCCATTTTACTGACGGTGATAATTGGTTTCTTGCTCAGGTTGTGTCTGGCTCTCAACCAGGTCAACAAAATCACTGCTACACCTGCAgatattgaaaagaaaaatctAATGAGTTACTAGACCTTGGTCAGTCATTTCAGTGCCCCCCAAGCCACTAAAGCTAATGCCAAGAATCCAGTGTCAAATCCGAGCCCTGTACTGTCATACTAATTTGAAAGGAACTGGTGCTCCCTTAAAGTAATTTGACACGTGAGacgagtattctcacttgtggtgtatcccaacatacatgaaataacagaTTGGAGTTCAATTTGggaccgaagttgcaagaatatATTTAAATAAACACCACCCTTGTTGCTAGTgcacaaatgtttgtgctttcaaatgcctgagAAAAGGCATCAGGCCTGAAATCATTCTCAGATTCAAAGAaccatattttttcaaaaactattcaAAGAGAGAtttttctcacactgttttatactatcaacagctctccattgcccgttaccaagtaagtttttatgctaaatatatattttgagtaattaccaaaagtgacCAGAGCCTTTAATAATACCAGTTTTGACATACtccagacctaccaagtctcacgtattaggcgtgagactcacgcatttgggctctgtctcatgctcacacgcacagcaaccattttctcacgcattggggccagaccgggaaaaaaataaaaattaacgacaatgcattgccaaatcgcgctcgtgtgtacaaaaaacgcactctacaaagtttgcacaatcttcagattgcacgcagtttatcagaatcatcaacttgagctgccgtacaaacagagcgcaaatttgcagattgcgcgcgcttttgctctcccagcaggttcagctaaaattcagcagagcgcaaaacgcttattgcgcacaagttttcccgattcgtttgtagcaaattcgttaaatgcgctccactagcgaagacacaacaggcagaagaagtgagcggaggattttggacatcatttttagtagaTTTTATTTTAggttggaaggaaataatctgacacaatcgtacctccacattaaccatcaacatctcctgtgtacctcatgtgagttttaattattctgaagaggtttttgatgcattttggaacacttttttgtccacaattaaatttctgcaatttttttattaaaaaaaagaaaaaaaagttgggcggcgatttcgaaaggccaattggggggggggggggtggggtggtgagctttgaaaaatctcacgcatagctggcctctggacttggcatctctgcatACTCACCTAAGAGTACAAGAGCTAGTGCAATTGCAATGCCTATTCCAACCCACTGTTGTGTTGTAAGCACAGAACCGCTTTTATTTACATCAGTCATCGTTGTGGCAATATATTCTGTGGATGTACTTGAGTTGTACTGAGTTGATGCCTTGTTTTGAGTAGTGGATGACGGTGTAGATTCGCTGACAGGCGTTGTTGTTTGTAGAGTACTTGGAAGTGTGATATAAGGGGTGATAGATAGGGTGGGGAAAGGGGTGATAGATAGGGTGGGGGAAGGACTGTTGGTGGCTGGTGTTGATGGTGGAGTCGAGAATGTTGTCGTGGATTTGTCAACTACACTCGTTGAACCATCTGTAACTCGTGGTGTTGTGGATGTTGAGTTGAGTGTTGAGGTTTCGGGAGTTGAAGTGGATGTAAAAGCAGACTGTGATGTTAGTAGAGTTGTTGGTTCTGGCTGACTGGTTGAGTTGAATACTACTGTTGATGGTTTTGTTTGAGTTGATATTTCAGATTGTTCCTCGCTCGTTTCCACATACTCTGTAGTTCCCCCTTCAGTGAGCTGGGGTTTTGTGCAGTTATCAACACATTCTGTAGTTGATGTTATGACAGCGTTCACTGAAGTTGAAATAGTTGAAACAGTCCCTGGAGGTGCCGAGTTAAACTCTTCTGATACACCAGGAATTGTTGTTGTGACGCTTTCATTTAGTGAACCTTCTCCTACATCTAAGAATGGAGGGTATGTACTGGCAAGTGATCTGGTTGTAGGTTCTGGTGTTAGGGAATCAACCTCTAACAGGGGTGGGAGCTCTGTCGTTGAATGAGCCATAGGCGTGATGGCCACTTGGAGCATGACAATTCTAAAAACTGCAGAGTGGGATCAAAGAGATTTAATCAAATTTACattattacttaaaataaaaagtgtgggGGGGAACAAGTGACTAAGTACACATCCTCACCAaataaaaccagcagggtcaaAGGCaaggctcaaattttacactggaccacagggcCAGTAAACTAACGACTGGACATCAATCATATCAGTCTGTGATTTTTCTTTTGCCGATATTTTCAGGAATGCTCATAATTCACTCAAGCTAAGGGCCATTCTTTAGTTAAACTGTTAAACTTTCTTTTGTGAAGCGGCCAATCTCTGAGTGCATTGTTTCAAGAACCactgtagacccagtaactggggcgctgtacttcGTTTTACCTCAAATCGATACAATGTTGGCGCATTTGCAAATTTAATACGCACCAAAACCTCttgcttttgaaataaaaaactaaaataagCATTATAGTTCCCCTCTTTAAGTCTTGACACAACAATATCGGAAGAAGGGCTTTGTTTCCATCTTAATTTTAAACCCCAAGCCCAAGTGATCTGAACAGTCTTAAACCAGTCTGAGGTATTTGTcgattaaaaatatttaaaaaccctttaaagtttACATACCTACAATGAACCAGCCTCCACAGTTCCTATAAGTTAGTCGTCCATCTTGTTCTTTCCCCATCCTCATTTTCAGCTCAGTTCATCAGTTTTCCACACACCACATGATGTTTTGTTCACCCTTTTTTCtgaaaaatagaaatgaattCAGACAGggttgggtttttattttatggccGTATTTTACGGTGTAATTTTGCTCAGTTTGTGCATTGACTATTTTTGGGGACTTAAAAACGTTTTTGGAAACAACAATATCCAACcagacagatttacaaatttttatattattttttataacaatatttatttttattgactTAAGCAAACAAAGGGTTTCTTTGTTCTTACCTATTCTGTCCCTATACAGATAATCATCTTGTAACCCTCCGTCATATCCTCATTAGTCGTAATACTCACTCATCTGATACACTTTGTTATTATAATCTCCTAATTTAAAAAGTTTTCAAGAGGAAATTGGGCGTGTACTTTTCTTGTTGAACTGCttcttttgtgtacaaaaacaaatgtcGAGCTATGTTATGAAAACTTGCTATACCGCCCTCTCGTGGCAGTTGGCAAAGTTAGTCAGCTTGGTTAGATTGGTGCTCAAAGGGTAAGGAACCCTGTAGTCAAATGATAGCGGTACGTCTGGGTTGCACACCAAGGGAAATCACCATTGATTGCTTTGCAATAACAAATTTCACGGAATTTCTCAACGGGGTAATTTTGTGCAAGTTTGGAAAACGAGCTGTATCCGCTGTTTTGCAAACTGTCGCTTTCTTCAAAGGTTGCAAGGTGAGAATGCTTTTCTGGAGCTTTGTGAAAGTCTCGTTTGATGATAAATGGCAAATGTCGTTTTTCCACCCGACATTTTTAAGAggggaaaaattaaaaatgacttaTGCGAAATACACGTCCGTCCGTCGTGTGCGCGCGTGCGGTACCCGGCGGATCCGGTGGCATCGATGGAGTGGGCGGGACTGAAAAGGGTTGGGGGGGTGGAACTCGAAAGTTTGGGAGTCAGGATCGAGTGCAAATTATGGATGCTGCCCTCAAGACTAATGATTATAAAATCAAGTAACTGCAGATTTGTGTAAACAAATCTATCAATTTTAtcttaattaaaaattaaatttgtgttttattgtttttgtttgaaaactttGTTGTCTTGTCACAAACACTCACACATGAGTTATTTGTTGTACTTTTGTTGTGAAAAAGTTCATAGTTGTGACAGATTAGTCTAACTAataaaggataactttccgtatgacccaccactttttcactcatttttactaaaataaaagcaaaaggGATATctaattgaggtaaattagatactatattatttcatatgtaatgaaaaagtggtggcgccatacagaaacttttccctaATAAAGACtaaataaaccttttttcgCAGTCTCAAGTCAGACTCGGAGAGTGGCGAGCGTAATGCATTGTGACGCATGCTGTGGACATAATAAATAAACTAGTAggtcattagagatagtcaaaGAGCCTTACCAAAGGCCATAGCAACTCAAACTAGCGTGCACAAATGAGTAGTTTTTCGCAAACATTGCTGAAAAGGATGGTTtttcgctgtttttttttttcactgaatAATGGATGGAAAAGGCATCtcaactagttgcgataacaaaaCCCTCCTGCCGACACGCCGTCGGCAGTAGGGTTATAGCAACTACATCTGAACTTACTTTGGAAGAGATCAGACTTTGGAATGTGGATCGCTTTGAAGGATTTTTCTTCGGATAACAATGATTAATATTAGGACTCAAAACAAGGGGATTAAGCGGAGCTACATACCTTGGTCTACACTGTACAGCGCTATACAGTTTGGTTACGCTATAAAAGTGAATAGCCAGAATCGCTGTTATCAACGTTTTTCCGCTGTTTTTCACTGAACAAATACTAAGTGAAGTAGAGAAAGATAGATTGAGCTCTGTTTGAGGTTTGTTAACCCTGATTGTTT from Asterias amurensis chromosome 17, ASM3211899v1 includes these protein-coding regions:
- the LOC139949447 gene encoding uncharacterized protein encodes the protein MRMGKEQDGRLTYRNCGGWFIVVFRIVMLQVAITPMAHSTTELPPLLEVDSLTPEPTTRSLASTYPPFLDVGEGSLNESVTTTIPGVSEEFNSAPPGTVSTISTSVNAVITSTTECVDNCTKPQLTEGGTTEYVETSEEQSEISTQTKPSTVVFNSTSQPEPTTLLTSQSAFTSTSTPETSTLNSTSTTPRVTDGSTSVVDKSTTTFSTPPSTPATNSPSPTLSITPFPTLSITPYITLPSTLQTTTPVSESTPSSTTQNKASTQYNSSTSTEYIATTMTDVNKSGSVLTTQQWVGIGIAIALALVLLGVAVILLTWLRARHNLSKKPIITVSKMEYAQSTTLEKKTDPQWRKSLTMALQSMNTHIEVPTVTDKEMQAVDNAAFKEDSTDPKTTNHDPLHLTKV